One Rhea pennata isolate bPtePen1 chromosome 3, bPtePen1.pri, whole genome shotgun sequence DNA segment encodes these proteins:
- the GJA1 gene encoding gap junction alpha-1 protein, translated as MGDWSALGKLLDKVQAYSTAGGKVWLSVLFIFRILLLGTAVESAWGDEQSAFRCNTQQPGCENVCYDKSFPISHVRFWVLQIIFVSVPTLLYLAHVFYVMRKEEKLNKREEELKVVQNDGVNVDMHLKQIEIKKFKYGIEEHGKVKMRGGLLRTYIISILFKSVFEVAFLLIQWYIYGFSLNAIYTCERDPCPHRVDCFLSRPTEKTIFILFMLVVSLVSLALNIIELFYVFFKGVKDRVKGKTDPYSHSGTMSPSKDCASPKYAYYNGCSSPTAPLSPMSPPGYKLVTGDRNNSSCRNYNKQASEQNWANYSAEQNRMGQAGSTISNSHAQPFDFPDEHQNTKKLASGHELQPLTVVDQRPPSRASSRASSRPRPDDLEI; from the coding sequence ATGGGTGACTGGAGCGCCTTGGGAAAACTTCTTGACAAGGTTCAAGCTTATTCTACTGCAGGAGGGAAAGTGTGGCTGTctgttctctttattttccgAATCTTGCTATTGGGGACAGCAGTTGAATCTGCCTGGGGAGATGAACAGTCTGCTTTCCGGTGCAACACTCAACAGCCCGGTTGTGAGAATGTCTGCTATGACAAGTCCTTTCCCATCTCCCATGTGCGCTTCTGGGTTCTGCAGATCATATTTGTGTCTGTACCTACCCTCTTGTACCTGGCACATGTGTTCTATGtgatgaggaaagaagagaagctgaacaaaagagaagaagagcTCAAAGTGGTCCAAAATGATGGTGTGAATGTGGATATGCACCTcaaacaaatagaaattaagaaattcaAATATGGGATCGAAGAACATGGCAAAGTGAAAATGCGTGGGGGACTGCTCCGTACTTACATCATCAGCATCCTTTTCAAATCTGTCTTCGAGGTGGCTTTCTTGCTGATACAGTGGTACATTTATGGGTTTAGCCTGAATGCCATTTACACCTGTGAGCGAGACCCATGCCCACACAGAGTGGACTGTTTCCTCTCCCGTCCAACTGAGAAAACCATCTTCATTCTCTTCATGCTGGTGGTATCTTTGGTGTCTCTAGCCTTGAACATCATCGAGCTTTTCTATGTGTTCTTCAAGGGCGTCAAGGATCGTGTGAAAGGGAAAACTGACCCTTACTCTCACAGCGGTACCATGAGCCCTTCCAAGGACTGTGCCTCCCCCAAATATGCTTATTATAATGGCTGTTCCTCACCAACCGCTCCCTTGTCTCCCATGTCTCCCCCAGGGTACAAGCTTGTTACCGGAGACAGGAACAATTCCTCCTGTCGTAACTACAATAAGCAAGCCAGCGAGCAAAACTGGGCCAATTACAGTGCAGAGCAGAACAGGATGGGGCAAGCTGGCAGCACCATCTCCAACTCGCATGCCCAGCCCTTCGACTTCCCTGATGAGCACCAGAACACTAAAAAACTGGCATCGGGACATGAGCTGCAACCCCTCACCGTTGTGGACCAAAGgcctcccagcagagccagcagccGAGCCAGCAGCAGGCCTCGACCTGATGACCTGGAGATCTAA